A single genomic interval of Gemmatimonas aurantiaca harbors:
- a CDS encoding ABC transporter ATP-binding protein — MSEPPPPSPARSSRARYREFVRQYAAGTLGEQLGNKRDDERTGATADVAEPIAGNRSPWRARLLEGKRGDYLRDYLRWLAPHRKRLMAVCVLALLSAGAQSVEPLFMRYIVDRVLLANLPLPDKFFRLNAAGAAFLLLVVLSALITVAKDYTQRILNVKVILALRRAIFDRFMHLPLPTLWNMKTGGLLSRLSGDVETTSGLLQMAIISPSISVVKLLMAMGVLVSLNWRLALTALAVIPGAMFMSFTFARRIRPIYRVVRQDAEQIDGRVGEAFSGIRVVRAFRQETRELLAYMQGRHTVLRKELFASRRELVLWTSWGLLIAIVNVVIVWYGGHLALRGNASVGDIFAFQWYTFLLMGPVWNIVNSFSEMQRALAAMERVFEVLAMKPDKPDVPDAVPAPDTIDEIRFDHVSFAYHEGKPVLHDLDLTIPGGTVVALVGRSGAGKTTITDLVARFHDPTTGAIRVNGIDLRQMRLASYRSRLALVQQEVFLFDGTVRDNIAYGRHDATDAEVIDAARRANAHEFIERLVQGYDTIVGERGVKLSGGQKQRLAIARAILADPQLLILDEATSNLDTESEQLIQASLADLVSGRTTFIIAHRLSTIRRADLILVLQDGRVVEQGDHDFLLALDGLYASMVRRQDAGVLADA; from the coding sequence ATGAGTGAACCTCCCCCGCCGTCACCCGCACGGTCCTCGCGCGCCCGTTACCGGGAGTTCGTGCGGCAGTATGCGGCGGGCACGCTTGGCGAGCAGCTCGGGAACAAGCGCGACGACGAGCGCACGGGAGCGACCGCCGATGTGGCGGAGCCGATCGCCGGTAACCGATCGCCGTGGCGCGCGCGTCTGCTGGAGGGAAAGCGCGGGGATTACCTGCGCGACTACCTGCGATGGCTGGCGCCGCATCGCAAACGGCTGATGGCGGTGTGTGTGCTGGCGTTGCTGTCCGCTGGCGCACAATCGGTGGAGCCGTTGTTCATGCGCTACATCGTCGATCGGGTGCTGCTGGCGAATCTGCCATTGCCGGACAAGTTCTTCCGCCTCAACGCCGCCGGCGCGGCGTTTCTGCTGCTGGTCGTGCTCTCGGCGCTCATCACGGTGGCCAAGGACTACACGCAGCGCATTCTGAATGTGAAGGTGATTCTCGCGCTGCGGCGGGCGATCTTCGATCGCTTCATGCATCTGCCGTTGCCGACACTGTGGAACATGAAGACGGGTGGGCTGCTTTCCCGTCTTTCCGGCGATGTGGAGACCACCAGCGGTCTGCTGCAGATGGCGATCATCTCGCCATCGATTTCGGTGGTGAAGCTGCTCATGGCCATGGGGGTGCTGGTCTCGCTCAACTGGCGGCTCGCACTCACCGCACTGGCCGTGATTCCGGGCGCGATGTTCATGAGCTTCACGTTCGCCAGACGCATCCGGCCCATCTATCGCGTGGTGCGTCAGGACGCCGAGCAGATCGACGGCCGTGTGGGCGAAGCGTTCAGCGGCATTCGCGTGGTGCGCGCCTTCCGGCAGGAAACACGCGAACTGCTGGCCTACATGCAGGGACGGCACACCGTACTGCGCAAGGAACTGTTCGCCAGTCGACGGGAGCTGGTGCTGTGGACGTCATGGGGCCTGCTGATCGCCATCGTGAACGTGGTGATCGTGTGGTACGGCGGTCATCTCGCACTTCGTGGCAATGCGTCGGTGGGCGACATCTTCGCGTTCCAGTGGTACACGTTCCTGCTGATGGGACCGGTGTGGAACATCGTGAACTCCTTCAGCGAGATGCAACGCGCGCTTGCGGCCATGGAGCGGGTGTTCGAAGTGCTGGCCATGAAACCGGACAAGCCCGATGTGCCGGACGCGGTGCCGGCGCCCGATACCATCGACGAGATCCGTTTCGACCACGTGTCCTTCGCCTACCACGAAGGCAAGCCCGTACTGCACGATCTCGATCTCACTATTCCCGGCGGCACGGTGGTCGCGCTGGTCGGGCGCAGCGGCGCGGGCAAGACCACCATCACCGATCTCGTGGCGCGTTTCCACGATCCCACGACGGGCGCCATTCGGGTGAATGGCATCGACCTCCGGCAGATGCGGCTCGCGAGCTATCGCTCCCGTCTGGCGCTCGTGCAGCAGGAAGTCTTTCTCTTCGACGGGACGGTGCGGGACAACATCGCCTACGGTCGACACGATGCCACCGACGCCGAGGTCATCGACGCGGCCCGCCGCGCGAATGCACACGAGTTCATCGAGCGTCTGGTGCAGGGGTACGACACCATCGTCGGCGAGCGCGGCGTCAAACTGTCCGGCGGACAGAAACAGCGGCTCGCCATCGCCCGCGCCATTCTGGCCGACCCGCAGCTGCTCATCCTCGACGAGGCGACGAGCAATCTCGACACCGAGAGCGAACAGCTCATCCAGGCGTCGCTCGCCGATCTGGTGTCGGGACGCACGACGTTCATCATCGCACACCGGCTCTCCACCATCCGTCGCGCCGATCTCATTCTCGTGCTGCAGGACGGGCGCGTCGTGGAACAGGGGGACCATGACTTCCTGCTGGCACTGGACGGCCTGTACGCGTCGATGGTGCGCCGACAGGATGCGGGTGTGCTCGCGGATGCGTAA
- the malQ gene encoding 4-alpha-glucanotransferase, whose product MPFPRAAGVLLHPSSLPGTGGIGDLGPDAHRFVDWLGETGFRIWQMLPLGPTGYGDSPYQCFSAFAGNPLLIHIPEWHGAFPVHTVDFTAVAAAKRHALASWLDTQPYDTATDEFVHAQRQWLPDYALFMAIKRAHGDTPWTSWDATLALRDEPTLAEWRARLTDDITRTYKEQYVFHRQYSALRTACREKGIALMGDVPIYVAHDSADVWTHRDLFALHPDGTLRVQAGVPPDYFSETGQLWGNPLYEWPRMQERGFAWWIERLRAALSQFDLVRLDHFRGFEAYWEVPGDALTAIHGRWCAGPGSALFVALEAALGPLPIVAEDLGVITPEVEALRDRFDFPGMSILQFAFADPSSDFLPHRLVRNRVVYTGTHDNDTTLGWWNTIGAGDSTRSADEVARERAFAMRYLDCDGTAMHWTLMRAALASVANTALVPMQDVLGLGSEARMNLPGRQGGNWGFRFSWDQIAPATTSRLRELVETYGR is encoded by the coding sequence ATGCCGTTCCCCCGCGCCGCTGGTGTGCTGTTGCACCCGTCGTCCCTCCCTGGAACAGGCGGGATCGGCGATCTGGGTCCCGACGCACATCGTTTCGTCGACTGGCTCGGCGAGACCGGCTTCAGGATCTGGCAGATGCTGCCCCTGGGACCGACCGGATATGGAGACTCGCCGTACCAGTGCTTCTCCGCCTTCGCCGGCAATCCCCTGCTGATCCACATCCCGGAGTGGCACGGCGCCTTTCCGGTGCACACGGTGGATTTCACGGCGGTGGCGGCGGCAAAACGCCATGCGTTGGCGTCGTGGCTCGACACGCAGCCATATGACACGGCCACCGACGAATTCGTACACGCCCAGCGACAGTGGCTGCCGGACTATGCCCTGTTCATGGCCATCAAGCGCGCCCACGGGGACACACCATGGACATCATGGGACGCCACCCTCGCATTGCGGGACGAGCCCACGCTGGCAGAGTGGCGCGCACGCCTGACCGACGACATCACGCGCACCTACAAGGAGCAGTACGTCTTTCATCGGCAGTATTCGGCGCTGCGCACCGCGTGCCGGGAGAAGGGCATCGCACTGATGGGTGATGTGCCCATCTATGTGGCGCACGATTCCGCCGATGTGTGGACGCACCGTGATCTGTTTGCTCTGCACCCCGATGGCACGCTGCGGGTGCAGGCGGGTGTGCCGCCCGACTACTTCAGCGAAACCGGCCAACTGTGGGGCAATCCCCTCTACGAATGGCCGCGTATGCAGGAGCGCGGATTTGCCTGGTGGATCGAACGCCTGCGCGCCGCGCTGTCGCAGTTCGATCTCGTGCGTCTCGATCACTTCCGCGGCTTCGAAGCGTACTGGGAAGTGCCCGGTGATGCGCTCACGGCCATTCACGGCCGCTGGTGCGCAGGTCCCGGATCCGCATTGTTCGTTGCCCTCGAAGCCGCGCTGGGTCCGCTGCCCATTGTCGCCGAGGATCTGGGTGTGATCACACCCGAAGTGGAAGCCCTGCGGGATCGGTTCGACTTCCCGGGCATGAGCATCCTGCAGTTTGCCTTTGCCGATCCGTCGTCGGATTTCCTGCCCCATCGCCTCGTTCGCAACCGCGTGGTCTACACGGGCACGCACGACAACGACACCACGCTTGGCTGGTGGAACACCATCGGCGCCGGTGATTCCACGCGTTCGGCCGACGAGGTCGCGCGTGAGCGGGCGTTTGCCATGCGCTATCTCGACTGCGATGGTACGGCGATGCACTGGACGCTCATGCGTGCCGCGCTGGCCTCGGTGGCCAACACGGCTCTGGTCCCCATGCAGGACGTACTCGGACTGGGCAGCGAAGCCCGCATGAATCTCCCGGGACGTCAGGGTGGCAACTGGGGCTTCCGGTTTTCGTGGGACCAGATCGCGCCCGCCACGACATCCCGTCTGCGCGAACTGGTGGAAACCTACGGGCGCTGA
- a CDS encoding DUF1641 domain-containing protein codes for MGTALPSATSAAHEQLLARLSEEKTIDALNRLLDRLDVIAFLADALDGFLSRANVVAESVAESVSDLKRLTGDETATGDVISRIPQLARVGVQLADVSATPAFQRLIDSGLIERLGNEQTIDAVKAVLDRLELAAFTLDAIDGFLRRGDTIATALSDDIDDLKRASDADFTKFKEVLAALPPLVAAGQTLVKSGMLEPRTVEVLGKIGRSAADSYEEARTSNAESKPIGMLGLLRALRDPDVNRAVSFALHVSKAYGQTLAR; via the coding sequence ATGGGGACCGCCTTGCCTTCCGCCACCAGTGCTGCCCACGAGCAGTTGCTGGCCCGCCTGTCGGAAGAGAAAACCATCGATGCGCTGAACCGCCTGCTCGACCGTCTCGACGTCATCGCCTTTCTGGCGGACGCCCTGGACGGTTTTCTCTCCCGCGCCAACGTGGTGGCGGAAAGCGTCGCCGAGAGCGTGTCCGACCTGAAGCGCCTGACCGGTGACGAGACCGCGACCGGCGATGTCATCAGCCGCATTCCACAGCTTGCCCGCGTCGGCGTACAACTGGCGGACGTTTCCGCCACACCGGCGTTTCAGCGACTGATCGATTCGGGATTGATCGAACGACTCGGCAACGAGCAGACCATCGACGCGGTGAAGGCCGTGCTCGATCGGCTTGAACTCGCCGCGTTCACCCTCGACGCGATCGATGGATTCCTGCGCCGGGGAGACACCATCGCGACGGCGCTGTCCGACGACATCGACGATCTCAAACGGGCCTCCGACGCGGACTTCACCAAATTCAAGGAAGTCCTCGCCGCGCTGCCCCCGCTGGTGGCGGCCGGACAGACGCTGGTGAAGTCGGGAATGCTGGAGCCCCGCACCGTCGAAGTGCTCGGCAAGATCGGGCGATCGGCGGCCGATTCGTACGAGGAAGCCCGCACGTCGAACGCGGAATCGAAGCCCATCGGCATGCTGGGTCTTCTGCGGGCCCTGCGCGATCCCGACGTGAATCGCGCGGTGAGTTTCGCGCTCCACGTCTCCAAGGCCTATGGACAGACGCTGGCCCGCTGA
- the hypA gene encoding hydrogenase maturation nickel metallochaperone HypA has protein sequence MHELSIAQSIVEVAGAEAARLQATRILTVYLAVGRLSGIEAGALQFSYDLVTEGTVLAGSRLVIEDVPISIYCAPCGALRELPGVNRFRCPVCDTPSGDIRRGRELDLTGLEVDERVAATCETLSPVNGTDAMTGVPERPA, from the coding sequence ATGCATGAACTGTCCATCGCCCAGAGCATCGTCGAGGTGGCCGGCGCGGAAGCCGCGCGCCTGCAAGCGACCCGCATTCTGACGGTGTACCTTGCCGTGGGTCGGCTCTCCGGAATCGAAGCGGGAGCGCTGCAGTTTTCCTATGATCTCGTCACCGAAGGGACGGTGCTCGCCGGCTCCCGCCTGGTGATCGAGGATGTTCCCATCAGCATCTACTGTGCCCCCTGCGGCGCTCTGCGGGAGCTGCCGGGGGTCAATCGGTTCCGGTGTCCGGTCTGTGACACGCCGAGCGGGGATATCCGGCGCGGACGCGAACTGGACCTCACCGGACTGGAGGTGGACGAACGCGTGGCTGCGACCTGTGAGACCCTTTCGCCCGTGAACGGCACGGACGCCATGACCGGCGTTCCGGAGCGTCCGGCATGA
- the hypF gene encoding carbamoyltransferase HypF — protein MHLQGTVQGVGFRPYVHRLATRLGLGGAVWNADDTVVIEVEGDENRLERFVTALPIEAPPAARIEAMEVHAESPRGVCGFHIVTSVASTTTPSETRIAPIAPDLATCEDCWREFHDPADRRYRYPFLNCTQCGPRFTIVTGVPYDRERTTMRRFVMCDACRREYEDPGHRRFHAEPNACPECGPQLAWHVPAVNGHSAAGASMRGEQALREALAVLRGGGVIAAKGIGGYHLLCDARNADAVATLRLRKRRPHKPLAVLVDSLTTLRAYADVSAPTAALLQTPAHPIVLVPLDMDGSWQRFAREVAPGLDQVGVMLPAFPLHALLAADGPLVCTSGNLSDEPMAWSDGDAVRRLASLVDGFLMHDREIVVPCDDSVVQLARDGSERPVRRSRGYAPYPIDVGRTTRAAVEVIAVGAELKSTAALFSGGRITLSSHVGDVGSPETIEALAMAVQRLEAMHGGTVRVMACDMHPGYLSAHWAVGQARARSLPLVRVQHHHAHLASLLGEHGLPSDEPILAFTFDGTGYGPDGTVWGGEALLGDCTGYQRMAALASFPLAGGDAAVKQPVRSALGLLHGLGFDVTDDSQLPCGVREHVTPASRVIMQRQFTRGIATVESSSMGRLLDACAVLCGGPTTISYEGQAAVWLEVLGRRHRHRKPRYHCVVRPGDDSRAARSHAPRWIIDPAPMIRALLDDVRQLEAMSEDASRESSDRAELLSAMAWSIHAAIAGAIVTVARLVNDRMDMRRVGLTGGVFQNRLLSELTGDALARNGFETLEHRQVPCNDGGLALGQALVAAHTFLRDSDPSGSLPATFRQDMAHS, from the coding sequence GTGCATCTTCAGGGAACCGTGCAGGGCGTGGGATTCCGTCCCTATGTGCACCGACTCGCGACACGTCTCGGACTGGGGGGCGCGGTCTGGAACGCCGACGACACCGTGGTCATCGAGGTGGAGGGCGACGAGAACCGACTCGAGCGGTTCGTGACCGCTTTGCCGATCGAAGCACCGCCCGCCGCGCGGATCGAAGCGATGGAGGTCCATGCCGAATCGCCGCGCGGCGTATGCGGCTTCCACATCGTGACGAGTGTCGCCTCGACCACCACGCCATCGGAGACCCGGATCGCTCCGATCGCGCCGGATCTCGCGACGTGCGAAGACTGCTGGCGGGAGTTCCATGATCCCGCCGATCGCCGCTACCGCTATCCATTCCTCAACTGCACCCAATGTGGGCCACGGTTCACGATCGTGACGGGCGTGCCGTACGATCGCGAGCGCACCACGATGCGCCGCTTCGTGATGTGCGATGCCTGTCGGCGGGAATACGAAGATCCGGGACATCGTCGTTTTCATGCCGAGCCGAATGCGTGTCCGGAATGCGGACCGCAACTCGCCTGGCATGTGCCGGCGGTGAACGGGCATTCCGCAGCCGGTGCGTCGATGCGCGGGGAACAGGCACTGCGTGAGGCACTGGCCGTGTTGCGCGGCGGGGGCGTGATCGCCGCCAAGGGGATCGGCGGCTATCACCTGTTGTGCGATGCGCGCAACGCCGACGCGGTGGCGACGCTCAGACTGCGCAAGCGTCGTCCGCACAAACCGCTGGCCGTGCTGGTCGATTCCCTGACCACCCTGCGCGCATACGCCGACGTGAGTGCACCAACGGCCGCGTTGCTGCAGACTCCCGCCCATCCGATCGTGCTGGTCCCCCTCGACATGGATGGATCGTGGCAGCGGTTCGCCAGGGAGGTGGCGCCGGGCCTGGATCAGGTGGGCGTCATGTTGCCCGCGTTTCCCCTGCATGCGTTGCTCGCCGCCGATGGACCGCTCGTGTGCACAAGCGGCAATCTGAGCGACGAGCCGATGGCATGGAGCGATGGGGACGCGGTGCGGCGGCTCGCGTCGCTCGTGGACGGCTTCCTGATGCACGACCGCGAGATCGTGGTTCCCTGTGACGATTCGGTGGTCCAGCTCGCTCGGGATGGCAGCGAGCGGCCGGTGCGCCGGTCGCGTGGGTACGCACCGTATCCGATCGATGTCGGCCGGACCACACGGGCCGCGGTCGAGGTGATCGCCGTTGGCGCGGAACTCAAATCGACGGCGGCGCTGTTCAGCGGCGGGCGGATCACGTTGTCCAGTCATGTGGGTGACGTGGGCAGTCCGGAGACGATCGAGGCATTGGCCATGGCCGTCCAGCGACTCGAAGCCATGCATGGCGGAACCGTGCGGGTCATGGCGTGCGATATGCATCCCGGATATCTCTCGGCGCATTGGGCTGTCGGTCAGGCGCGCGCACGATCGCTCCCGCTCGTTCGTGTACAGCACCACCATGCGCACCTGGCCTCCCTGCTGGGAGAACACGGACTGCCTAGTGATGAGCCCATTCTTGCGTTCACCTTCGATGGCACGGGGTACGGCCCCGATGGCACGGTCTGGGGTGGTGAAGCGCTCCTGGGAGACTGCACCGGCTATCAACGGATGGCCGCGCTGGCCTCCTTTCCACTGGCGGGTGGTGATGCCGCCGTGAAGCAGCCGGTTCGCAGCGCGCTGGGATTGTTGCATGGTCTGGGCTTCGACGTGACCGATGATTCGCAACTGCCATGCGGTGTCCGCGAGCACGTGACGCCCGCGTCGCGCGTGATCATGCAGCGGCAGTTCACACGTGGCATTGCGACCGTGGAATCATCGAGCATGGGACGACTGCTCGACGCCTGCGCGGTGTTGTGTGGAGGTCCCACGACGATTTCGTATGAAGGGCAGGCCGCGGTGTGGCTCGAAGTGCTGGGGCGACGTCATCGGCATCGGAAGCCCCGCTATCATTGCGTCGTTCGCCCGGGTGACGACAGTCGTGCGGCCCGCTCGCACGCGCCACGATGGATCATCGATCCGGCGCCGATGATCCGCGCGCTGCTCGACGATGTGCGGCAACTCGAAGCCATGTCGGAAGACGCATCGCGGGAGTCTTCCGATCGCGCGGAGCTCCTGTCGGCGATGGCATGGTCGATTCATGCCGCGATCGCGGGGGCCATCGTCACGGTTGCACGTCTCGTGAACGATCGGATGGACATGCGACGGGTCGGCCTCACCGGCGGTGTGTTCCAGAATCGTCTGCTCTCCGAGTTGACCGGCGACGCACTCGCCCGGAATGGATTCGAGACGCTGGAACACCGTCAGGTGCCCTGCAATGATGGCGGACTGGCGCTTGGTCAGGCGCTCGTGGCGGCTCACACATTCCTGCGGGATTCCGATCCTTCCGGATCGCTCCCCGCCACTTTCAGGCAAGACATGGCTCACTCATGA
- a CDS encoding superinfection immunity protein: protein MIPVSVTQLAEESAQPAYTGGGLPKGWIMIVISVALYVLPTLLAWKRGSRRFRTIALVNLMLGWTILGWIAAMAMTYAYEPPAEGEIDVPHTPGQRP from the coding sequence ATGATCCCGGTCTCCGTCACCCAGCTTGCCGAAGAAAGCGCTCAGCCTGCCTACACCGGCGGCGGGTTGCCCAAAGGCTGGATCATGATCGTGATCAGTGTGGCGCTGTATGTCCTGCCCACGCTGCTGGCCTGGAAACGCGGCAGCCGCCGGTTTCGCACGATCGCGCTCGTGAACCTCATGCTGGGTTGGACGATCCTCGGCTGGATTGCGGCAATGGCGATGACGTACGCCTATGAACCGCCCGCCGAGGGAGAGATCGACGTGCCGCACACACCGGGTCAGCGCCCGTAG
- a CDS encoding GAF domain-containing sensor histidine kinase, with protein MIRASLPPGSPALDLVGAAAAVLAREPDGVALRETLCSTIAKRLHAPLVAIGTVHEGEVTTIVGNRALPEQQSTRTLRGVMRVAATRRELLLSNESFDAIAGTCVTPQMLGWRSVAVLPVAHHAGHSTAVLLVSATEEQGFPRDILRGLTIVADQLAVAVDRAELLGRLAEWSNGMEALLAFSGSVHRHREPTELVQEMVEHAARFLKADGGRGGLTGLSPDGEVVTSSEAYWRSGSWRRMPRRWKRSEGIPGRVLDHEFAVLTADYPNESARDNELAEQDNVHHAICVPLRDASHQVVGFLELHRGAERPAFTWNDASFLEALADTTAMAIENSRLVTALAAKNAEVRQLFALHADRIEEERQHIARELHDEAGQALVGVKLALQVLSRVLPTDVPAVRAPLDELRLQVNQATARFRQLARRLRPPALDQHGLAAALAQLAHDTEQRGGFSVQLQVDGLDQRRFPLHETAVFRIVQEALTNVSAHAEASVVSVQVAETPQHLFVRVADDGCGFDATLRQAGLGLRGIAERAHQLGGVCQVESRPGHGTTVSVHLPLG; from the coding sequence GTGATTCGCGCATCTCTTCCTCCAGGAAGTCCGGCCCTCGATCTCGTTGGTGCGGCGGCCGCGGTCCTGGCGCGCGAACCCGATGGCGTGGCCCTGCGGGAGACACTGTGCTCCACCATCGCAAAGCGACTGCATGCACCCCTCGTGGCCATCGGCACGGTCCATGAAGGCGAGGTCACGACGATCGTCGGCAATAGGGCGCTTCCCGAGCAGCAGAGCACACGCACGCTGCGCGGGGTCATGCGCGTTGCAGCGACCCGCCGCGAACTGCTGCTCAGCAACGAATCGTTCGACGCCATCGCGGGCACCTGTGTCACGCCTCAGATGCTCGGCTGGCGAAGCGTCGCCGTACTGCCGGTGGCACATCACGCCGGCCACTCGACGGCCGTGCTGTTGGTGTCGGCAACCGAGGAGCAGGGATTTCCGCGGGACATCCTGCGGGGACTCACGATCGTCGCCGACCAGTTGGCCGTTGCGGTCGATCGTGCCGAACTGCTCGGACGGCTCGCCGAATGGTCGAACGGCATGGAAGCGCTGCTGGCATTTTCCGGATCGGTGCACCGGCATCGGGAGCCGACCGAACTCGTCCAGGAAATGGTGGAGCATGCCGCCCGCTTCCTGAAGGCCGATGGCGGCCGTGGGGGCCTGACCGGACTCTCGCCGGACGGCGAGGTCGTGACGAGTTCGGAAGCGTACTGGCGAAGTGGAAGCTGGCGGCGGATGCCCCGTCGATGGAAGAGAAGCGAGGGCATCCCCGGTCGTGTGCTGGACCACGAGTTTGCCGTTCTGACGGCCGACTATCCGAACGAATCGGCACGGGACAACGAACTCGCGGAACAGGACAACGTGCACCATGCGATCTGTGTGCCCCTGCGCGATGCATCCCACCAGGTCGTCGGGTTTCTGGAACTGCATCGCGGCGCGGAACGCCCAGCCTTCACCTGGAACGATGCCTCCTTTCTCGAAGCGCTGGCCGACACCACCGCCATGGCCATCGAAAATTCGCGTCTCGTGACGGCATTGGCCGCGAAGAACGCCGAGGTGCGGCAGCTCTTTGCCCTGCACGCCGACCGCATCGAGGAGGAACGACAGCACATCGCCCGTGAACTGCACGACGAAGCCGGGCAGGCGCTGGTCGGCGTGAAGCTCGCCCTGCAGGTGCTCTCGCGTGTCCTGCCCACCGATGTGCCGGCCGTACGCGCTCCGCTCGACGAACTCCGTCTGCAGGTGAATCAGGCCACGGCACGATTCCGTCAGCTCGCCCGGCGGTTGCGCCCGCCGGCGCTCGATCAACACGGGCTGGCCGCCGCGCTGGCACAACTGGCCCACGACACGGAGCAACGCGGTGGCTTCTCGGTGCAACTCCAGGTGGATGGACTCGATCAGCGTCGCTTTCCCCTGCATGAGACAGCCGTGTTCCGCATCGTGCAGGAGGCGTTGACCAACGTGAGCGCCCACGCCGAAGCCTCCGTCGTCAGCGTGCAGGTCGCCGAGACTCCGCAGCATCTGTTCGTGCGCGTGGCCGATGATGGATGCGGCTTCGATGCGACCCTGCGGCAGGCGGGGCTCGGTCTGCGCGGTATCGCCGAACGCGCCCATCAGCTCGGCGGCGTCTGTCAGGTGGAGAGTCGTCCGGGCCATGGAACGACAGTGTCCGTGCACCTTCCCCTGGGATGA
- the hypB gene encoding hydrogenase nickel incorporation protein HypB, producing MTSTLPATRIVEVRAGILRKNDELARALRARFEAAGVFVVNLVSSPGTGKTAFLEWTLTALHQRGVRVAALVGDLETDNDARRLARSGAPVRQINTHGRCHLEAEMIEAHLDGWALGELDVLFVENVGNLVCPASYDLGEALRLVLLSVTEGEDKPLKYPTMFNSADIAMITKADLATACEFDRAAAGAAIESVRPGMPVLACSSRTGEGLDEWLALLDRRRSHWRTQWPAPGVVPSPATSSRTVP from the coding sequence ATGACATCCACATTGCCTGCCACGCGGATCGTCGAGGTTCGCGCCGGCATTCTCCGCAAGAACGACGAACTCGCACGTGCACTGCGCGCGCGATTCGAAGCGGCCGGTGTGTTCGTGGTGAACCTGGTATCGAGTCCGGGAACGGGTAAGACCGCGTTCCTCGAATGGACACTCACCGCATTGCATCAGCGTGGTGTGCGGGTTGCCGCACTGGTGGGCGACCTCGAGACCGACAACGACGCCCGGCGTCTCGCCCGGAGCGGTGCACCGGTGCGGCAGATCAATACCCATGGGCGCTGTCATCTCGAGGCGGAGATGATCGAGGCGCATCTCGACGGGTGGGCGCTCGGCGAACTCGATGTACTGTTCGTGGAGAACGTCGGAAACCTGGTCTGCCCCGCGTCCTACGATCTCGGAGAAGCGCTACGGCTCGTGCTGCTTTCCGTGACCGAAGGCGAGGACAAGCCGCTCAAGTATCCCACGATGTTCAATTCCGCCGACATCGCGATGATCACGAAGGCCGACCTTGCCACCGCCTGCGAATTCGACCGGGCGGCCGCCGGCGCCGCGATCGAGTCGGTGCGGCCGGGCATGCCGGTGCTCGCCTGCTCGTCGCGTACGGGCGAAGGGCTGGACGAATGGCTCGCATTGCTCGACAGGCGACGGTCACACTGGCGCACGCAGTGGCCGGCCCCGGGCGTGGTCCCATCGCCTGCCACGTCGTCGCGCACTGTGCCCTGA
- a CDS encoding GNAT family N-acetyltransferase encodes MHTPILVDRALARRLERCEAHANASFVEARAAIVSEMPAGRAPETTPEVAPEVAPAVAPAVAPAAEPAWRDIDGTWAMFDGAGSPLTQSFGFGMHTDPSDEQMARLEHFFFSRGSDAMHEIGVVADSAVLPILAARGYRPLEWSQVLCQPLRHSHGPVVSREGLAVRATTPDEADHWADVAAQGWSSEGTGLEDFIRAFGQVNARAKATSCFLVESSGTPIAAGALHIHEGVALLAGASTIPAARRRGAQRALLEARLAFAIESGCDLAMMVAAPGSTSQKNAQRAGFQIAYSRVKWVQAAITTP; translated from the coding sequence ATGCACACGCCCATTCTCGTCGACCGCGCGCTCGCCCGTCGTCTCGAACGCTGCGAAGCTCACGCCAATGCCTCGTTCGTGGAGGCCCGTGCGGCGATTGTATCGGAAATGCCGGCGGGGCGTGCGCCGGAGACCACGCCGGAAGTCGCGCCGGAAGTCGCGCCGGCAGTCGCGCCGGCAGTCGCTCCGGCAGCGGAGCCCGCATGGCGGGACATCGACGGCACCTGGGCCATGTTCGACGGTGCCGGATCGCCTCTCACGCAGAGCTTCGGATTCGGCATGCACACCGATCCGTCTGATGAACAGATGGCGCGTCTCGAGCACTTCTTTTTCTCGCGCGGCAGTGATGCGATGCACGAGATCGGCGTGGTCGCCGATTCCGCCGTCCTGCCGATTCTCGCGGCACGGGGATACCGCCCGCTGGAGTGGTCGCAGGTTCTCTGCCAGCCACTGAGACATTCCCACGGCCCCGTCGTATCACGCGAGGGACTGGCCGTTCGGGCCACGACGCCGGACGAGGCGGACCACTGGGCGGATGTCGCCGCGCAAGGATGGTCCAGCGAAGGTACCGGTCTGGAGGATTTCATCCGCGCGTTCGGTCAGGTGAATGCGCGGGCGAAGGCGACGTCCTGTTTTCTGGTCGAATCCAGCGGAACGCCCATCGCGGCGGGTGCGCTGCATATCCACGAGGGGGTGGCGCTGCTGGCTGGCGCCAGCACGATCCCCGCGGCCCGCCGACGTGGTGCACAGCGCGCGCTGCTCGAAGCCCGGCTGGCGTTCGCGATCGAATCCGGTTGCGATCTGGCCATGATGGTGGCCGCACCGGGCAGCACGTCGCAGAAGAACGCGCAGCGGGCCGGATTCCAGATCGCGTATTCGCGGGTGAAGTGGGTGCAAGCGGCGATTACCACTCCCTGA